The proteins below come from a single Drosophila miranda strain MSH22 chromosome Y unlocalized genomic scaffold, D.miranda_PacBio2.1 Contig_Y1_pilon, whole genome shotgun sequence genomic window:
- the LOC117191735 gene encoding uncharacterized protein LOC117191735 — MNPTINNPRSPFTRSKGIFGSMGSFVFTDQQQRRQEWTQCDALPRPNPHQSSAVPPNGSNRSRSPPTFPPMEDSDGFNAVPQMASMGPPPVLSSLWTGGASPDSRGGATTTTPRRVLRLPLRGRLRGRLLDDHQ, encoded by the exons ATGAATCCAACTATTAACAATCCACGTTCCCCATTCACCCGCTCGAAAGGTATTTTCGGATCCATGGGATCCTTCGTCTTtaccgaccagcagcagcgccgacaagaatggactcaatgtgatgcccttcctaggccaaatccacaccagtcctctgctgtCCCGCCCAACGGGTCCAATAGGTCACGCTCACCCCCCACCTTCCCTCCGATGGAGGATTCAGATGG ATTCAATGCTGTGCCACAGATGGCTTCGATGGGACCACCGCCCGTGTTGAGCTCCCTCTGGACAGGCGGCGCTTCTCCGGACAGCCGCGGAGGAGCTACTACGACGACCCCACGAAGAGTACTCCGACTGccgctacgagggcgactacgagggcgactactcgATGACCACCAATGA